One genomic window of Megachile rotundata isolate GNS110a chromosome 12, iyMegRotu1, whole genome shotgun sequence includes the following:
- the LOC100882798 gene encoding GPN-loop GTPase 2, which translates to MSLIFGQLVIGPPGSGKTTYCHAMGKFLEKLGRKVAIINIDPANENMEYTPVIDISELIKHEEVMSHYKLGPNGALVYCMEFLEANVKWLITKILNLKDHYLIIDCPGQVELYTHHKSVSTIVEKLSQNLVRLCSVHLVDSHYCSDAGKYLSSLILCTTTMLQLGLPHVNIMTKFDEMKKFSHCLDFNIDFYTEVLDLKYLLDKLDEDPFTSKYKKLNTAFVSLIEDYSLVSFIPLDVSNQALLLQVKNAVDKANGYIFGGNDPQDVQTLLACAVGAVSETEKMSTVDAYF; encoded by the exons ATGAGTTTAATATTTGGTCAATTAGTAATTGGTCCACCAGGGAGTGGAAAAACAACATACTGTCATGCTATGggcaaatttttagaaaaacttGGTAGAAAAGtagctattattaatattg atCCTGCAAATGAGAATATGGAATACACACCAGTAATAGATATATCTGAATTAATAAAGCATGAGGAAGTAATGTCACATTATAAACTTGGACCAAATGGAGCTTTAGTTTACTGTATGGAATTTTTAGAAGCTAATGTAAAATGGCTAATTACAAAGatcttaaatttgaaagatcATTATCTTATTATTGATTGTCCTGGCCAG gtTGAGTTATACACACATCACAAATCAGTCAGCACAATTGTCGAGAAATTAAGCCAGAATTTGGTAAGGTTGTGCAGTGTACATCTTGTTGATTCTCATTATTGTAGTGATGCTg GTAAATATTTgtcttctttaattttatgcacGACAACTATGTTACAACTAGGATTACCTCATGTTAATATCATgacaaaatttgatgaaatgaaaaaatttagccACTGTCTAGATTTTAATATAGATTTTTATACTGAAGTGCTTGACTTAAAATACTTGTTGGATAAGCTGGACGAAGATCCATTTACATCAAA gtataaaaaattgaatacagCTTTTGTATCATTAATAGAAGATTATAGTCTTGTTAGTTTTATACCATTAGATGTTTCCAACCAAGCTTTATTACTACAAGTAAAGAATGCTGTAGATAAAGCTAATGGCTATATTTTTGGTGGAAACGACCCTCAAGATGTTCAAACTTTACTTGCATGTGCAGTAGGAGCAGTAAGTGAAACTGAAAAGATGTCCACAGTAGATGCATACTtctaa
- the LOC100882690 gene encoding trafficking protein particle complex subunit 13 — protein sequence METKPKSEHLLELKVMRLTRPTLASPVVVTCDSTDLPGNTLNNELKNDCTALQGMETLAVGQFMVLPQSFGNIYLGEIFSSYLCVHNGSSQLVKNVTVRADLQTSTQIISLCGSSGEMKDLAPDNTVDEVIHHEVKEIGTHILVCEVTYTSTNLGGTSQSFRKYFKFQVVKPLDVKTKFYNAESDEVYLEAQIQNLTAGPICLEKVALESSHLFSVSTLNTNEKGESIYGLVNLLDTDCSRQYLYCLKPQLSLLKDPKMMHNATNIGKLDIVWRSNLGERGRLQTSQLQRMAPEYGDIRVTMKDIPLTVYLEQSVNFNCHIINTSERSMDLMLSLESNNSIAWCGISNTTIGTLKPGISIDIPLCLIALRSGIITISGLKLVDTFLKRVYDYDNLAQIFVSQKD from the exons ATGGAAACTAAACCGAAAAGTGAACATTTGTTAGAATTAAAAg TGATGAGATTAACAAGACCCACACTTGCAAGTCCAGTAGTTGTCACATGTGATTCAACAGATCTTCCTGGTAACACATTAAACAATGAGCTTAAAAATGATTGTACTGCTTTACAAGGAATGGAAACTCTTGCAGTAGGACAGTTTATGGTGTTACCACAAAGTTTTGg GAACATTTACTTAggtgaaatattttcaagttatctTTGTGTACATAATGGTAGCAGTCAGTTGGTAAAAAATGTTACCGTAAGA GCTGATTTACAAACAAGCACCCAAATTATTTCTCTTTGTGGTAGTAGTGGAGAAATGAAAGATTTGGCACCTGATAATACAGTTGATGAAGTAATACACCATGAAGTGAAAGAAATAGGAACACATAT ATTGGTGTGTGAAGTAACTTACACATCTACAAATTTAGGTggcacatcacaatcattcagaaaatattttaaatttcaagtagTCAAACCATTAGATGTAAAAACAAAGTTTTATAATGCAgag TCAGATGAAGTATACTTAGAAGCACAGATACAGAATCTCACAGCGGGTCCAATATGTTTAGAAAAAGTTGCGCTTGAATCATCTCATTTATTTAGTG taTCAACATTAAATACAAATGAAAAAGGTGAATCTATTTATGGGTTAGTTAATTTATTAGATACTGATTGCAGCAGGCAATACCTGTATTGTTTAAAACCACAATTAAGTTTATTGAAAGACCCAAAAATGATGCACAATGCAACTAATATTGGTAAATTAGATATTGTATGGAGAAGTAATTTAGGGGAAAGGGGAAGATTACAAACAAGTCAGTTACAAAGAATG GCACCTGAATATGGTGATATAAGGGTTACTATGAAAGATATTCCTTTAACAGTTTATCTTGAACAATCGGTTAATTTTAATTGCCACATAATTAATACGTC GGAAAGAAGCATGGATTTGATGTTAAGTTTGGAATCAAATAATTCCATAGCATGGTGTGGTATATCTAATACAACAATAGGAACATTAAAACCTGGAATATCAATAGATATTCCTTTATGCTTAATTGCATTACGTAGTGGTATTATT aCTATTTCAGGATTAAAATTAGTGGATACATTTTTGAAGAGGGTATATGATTATGACAATTTAGCGCAGATATTTGTTAGTCAAAAagactaa
- the LOC105661811 gene encoding proteasome assembly chaperone 3-like — protein sequence MKSNACAIITKGYHTDIALKIYSNRVLLIVTHFKKFGSLIAVTRGSSFHPFSSSIYSTKVLFGKDDIEIVAAARYIAEQINIDKPLLISLSLKDYEPDTLKAIVAAINTLK from the exons atgaaaagtaatgCTTGTGCCATTATTACAAAGGGTTATCATACTGATATTGCTTTAAAAATTTACAG caaTCGAGTATTGTTGATTGTAACACACTTTAAGAAGTTTGGATCATTAATAGCAGTAACTCGAGGATCATCATTTCATCCATTTAGTAGTAGTATATATTCTACAAA GGTTTTATTTGGAAAGGATGACATTGAAATTGTTGCAGCTGCTCGTTATATAGCAGAACAAATTAATATAGATAAAccattattaatatcattatccTTAAAAGATTATGAACCAGATACTTTAAAAGCCATTGTTGCTGctataaatacattaaaatga